A DNA window from Maribellus comscasis contains the following coding sequences:
- a CDS encoding right-handed parallel beta-helix repeat-containing protein, whose amino-acid sequence MFLNWNDNARTTGAWDLFIKNKLCLLKKLSFSLIFLAITSASSFATVYYVSNSGNDSNSGTSPTEAWQTLKKVNSFSPGPGDQILFKRGDSWVGTIEVKASGTNGSPILYGAYGSGNRPVIYGSETISGWTKHSGNIFKATFSSNVEQLFVDGERLVLARYPNSGYTNDSYSSAWNGATSIGRKSAYIMGSSVVSSSSSIIGANGTLLTNKLAFLDSAGEWYYDSGNNTVYLWSPGGDSPDNYIVRGSTLKYGVNLNGNDYITIENINIRDSYDKGIYGSGSNDITVNSCDINYIEQYGIYITSAKNSEITNNIISNINRNGIWVYSANSLVEGNSISNIGLFESFHKLANGQQVGTAIMSRANDCTINYNTIEKSGYCGINFWGKNTMVKYNYINNAMYVQSDGGAIYTYNGPNYSDPASAGSEVHYNIIQNSNGSNAGYTTKWGDAHGIYMDDKIHDVSVKYNTVTGCLNGGGIFLHIAGEIDVQYNTVVDCAVGLLTGAESADSYYYNNIVYAFDTPGNTVWWTDSHQRMTKVDGGAISVYNNNKFIHRHTTTNPFNNSFSFSEWKAFTSQDANSTFDDSALAEGETEVLFLNKQKQAKSINLGSSVYRDIDGNKVSGTITLQPFTSKILIKTTSVNNTNQSPEIQGQVFEINSDIPADGVVGQVTATDPDQDQLEYTITGGNTENLFYINTSSGEILAKTDIMANEDKSVELVVTVTDNAASPLSASAIVTINIVAPANNDETNVTPGDLTAPVISDFSVPETASSPEIPVLTLEASDNTAITGYLITESENTPAADDQNWSASVPESYTFTSSGSFELFAWAKDEAGNVSAPATATIEVILDNSIVEYVTICEGEDYLGWMKSGIYEHSRTTNELTSENLIENSDFTSGSAGWRYWGASGYKLEVSTNNDEFVSAPASLQVYCKQNSTNNASLHLIVGDNIPLEEGKTYEFSFYAKATKTFRVGSIYAHEWKYPWGKTGIFKDKNPVITESWARYNLKFIATTTTNHTQIRFYLGNSLPVGESLFLDDVLFYESSATQQTTEQNVITYLTVNPIQYSTETITITEGENYQGWTDSGQYERTLTASTGCDSVVTTILVVESLNNKSAEINSQQQPQINQKTTFEDFIIYPNPANSYVHINFSYVPTDKTTVEVINNSGEILFTHLIETTLNKINLNHLSPGLYFINLRNKHGTNTQKLIIK is encoded by the coding sequence ATGTTTTTAAATTGGAATGACAATGCCCGTACTACGGGTGCTTGGGACTTATTTATTAAAAATAAATTATGTCTGCTTAAAAAATTAAGTTTTTCACTCATTTTTCTGGCAATAACCTCTGCCAGTAGCTTTGCAACCGTTTACTATGTCAGTAATTCCGGAAACGACAGTAATTCCGGAACCAGTCCCACCGAGGCCTGGCAAACACTGAAAAAAGTAAACAGCTTTTCTCCCGGTCCGGGAGATCAAATCCTCTTTAAAAGGGGGGACAGCTGGGTTGGAACTATTGAAGTTAAAGCTTCCGGAACCAACGGAAGTCCAATCCTTTACGGTGCCTATGGCTCCGGCAACAGACCGGTAATATATGGTTCTGAAACAATTAGCGGTTGGACAAAACATTCCGGGAATATTTTTAAAGCCACGTTTAGTTCCAACGTCGAACAGTTGTTTGTCGATGGAGAAAGACTGGTACTGGCCAGGTACCCTAACAGTGGCTATACCAATGATTCTTATTCCTCCGCATGGAATGGTGCTACTTCAATCGGAAGAAAATCTGCTTACATAATGGGATCATCTGTTGTCAGCTCTTCCAGTAGCATTATTGGTGCAAACGGAACACTGTTAACAAACAAACTGGCTTTCCTCGATTCCGCCGGTGAGTGGTATTACGACAGCGGGAATAATACTGTATATCTGTGGTCGCCGGGAGGAGATTCCCCTGACAACTATATTGTCCGAGGTTCTACTTTGAAATACGGTGTTAACCTGAACGGGAATGATTATATCACGATTGAAAATATAAACATAAGAGATTCTTATGACAAAGGAATTTATGGAAGTGGCTCAAATGATATTACTGTAAACTCATGCGACATCAATTATATCGAACAGTATGGGATTTATATTACAAGTGCAAAAAACTCTGAAATCACAAATAACATCATCTCCAATATAAACAGGAACGGGATATGGGTATACTCAGCTAATTCTCTTGTTGAAGGCAATTCCATTTCAAATATAGGGTTGTTTGAAAGTTTTCATAAACTGGCAAATGGCCAACAGGTAGGTACAGCAATAATGTCAAGAGCCAATGATTGTACCATTAATTATAATACCATTGAAAAATCCGGGTATTGCGGGATTAACTTCTGGGGGAAAAATACCATGGTAAAATATAACTACATCAATAATGCCATGTATGTTCAGTCAGACGGTGGTGCTATTTATACCTACAATGGGCCCAACTATTCAGACCCTGCTTCGGCCGGTTCGGAAGTTCATTATAATATTATTCAAAACAGTAATGGCTCCAATGCAGGGTATACAACAAAGTGGGGCGATGCACATGGTATTTATATGGACGATAAAATACACGATGTATCTGTAAAATACAATACCGTTACAGGATGTTTAAACGGTGGCGGAATATTCCTTCATATTGCAGGGGAGATTGATGTACAATACAATACCGTTGTTGACTGTGCTGTTGGCCTTTTAACTGGCGCAGAATCAGCAGACAGCTATTATTACAATAATATAGTTTATGCTTTCGACACTCCTGGGAATACAGTTTGGTGGACAGATTCGCACCAAAGAATGACAAAAGTAGATGGCGGTGCAATTTCAGTTTATAACAATAACAAATTTATCCATCGCCACACAACAACCAATCCGTTTAATAATTCTTTCAGCTTCTCTGAATGGAAAGCATTTACAAGTCAGGATGCCAATTCAACTTTTGATGATTCAGCTTTGGCTGAAGGTGAAACAGAAGTATTGTTTCTTAACAAACAGAAACAAGCAAAATCCATAAACCTGGGTTCTTCTGTTTACAGAGATATTGACGGAAACAAAGTCTCCGGGACCATCACCCTGCAGCCCTTTACCTCAAAAATCCTTATTAAAACAACTTCCGTAAATAATACAAACCAGAGTCCTGAAATACAGGGACAGGTATTTGAAATCAATTCAGATATCCCGGCAGACGGAGTAGTTGGACAGGTGACGGCAACAGACCCCGACCAGGACCAGCTTGAATATACCATAACCGGCGGAAATACGGAAAATCTGTTTTATATCAATACTTCTTCAGGGGAAATTCTTGCCAAAACAGACATCATGGCAAACGAAGATAAATCTGTGGAGCTTGTTGTGACTGTTACTGACAATGCGGCAAGTCCGTTGTCGGCTTCAGCAATTGTAACAATTAACATTGTTGCACCAGCAAATAACGACGAAACAAATGTAACCCCTGGTGATTTAACGGCACCCGTTATTTCGGATTTCTCTGTACCGGAAACAGCTTCTTCTCCGGAAATACCTGTTTTAACTTTGGAAGCTTCTGACAATACCGCCATTACAGGGTATTTGATTACTGAATCTGAAAATACCCCTGCAGCTGACGACCAAAACTGGTCGGCCTCGGTTCCTGAATCATACACTTTTACTTCAAGCGGCTCCTTTGAACTGTTCGCATGGGCAAAAGATGAAGCCGGAAATGTATCAGCACCGGCAACTGCAACTATAGAAGTCATATTGGATAATTCTATCGTTGAATATGTAACAATTTGTGAAGGGGAAGATTATTTGGGCTGGATGAAATCAGGTATTTATGAGCATTCCCGCACGACAAATGAGCTAACATCTGAAAACTTAATCGAGAACTCAGACTTTACTTCCGGAAGCGCCGGATGGAGATACTGGGGAGCAAGCGGTTACAAATTAGAAGTAAGCACCAATAACGATGAATTCGTTTCGGCTCCTGCAAGTTTACAGGTGTATTGTAAACAGAACAGCACAAATAATGCATCACTACATTTAATAGTTGGAGATAATATACCTCTAGAGGAAGGCAAAACATATGAATTTTCATTTTATGCCAAAGCGACTAAAACATTCAGAGTAGGTAGTATATATGCTCACGAGTGGAAATATCCGTGGGGAAAAACCGGTATTTTTAAGGACAAAAATCCTGTAATTACAGAAAGCTGGGCGAGGTACAATTTAAAGTTTATTGCCACTACAACCACAAATCATACTCAAATTCGATTTTATCTGGGAAATAGCCTTCCTGTGGGGGAGTCGCTTTTTCTTGATGATGTTCTGTTTTACGAATCTTCAGCTACGCAGCAAACCACTGAACAAAATGTCATAACCTATTTGACTGTAAATCCGATCCAGTATTCAACCGAAACGATTACGATAACCGAAGGAGAGAATTATCAGGGATGGACCGACAGTGGGCAATACGAACGTACTCTAACCGCTTCCACAGGCTGTGACAGTGTTGTTACAACAATTTTAGTGGTTGAGTCTTTAAATAATAAATCAGCTGAGATCAATTCACAACAACAACCCCAAATAAATCAAAAAACCACATTTGAAGATTTTATTATTTATCCAAACCCGGCGAATTCATACGTGCATATCAACTTTTCTTATGTTCCAACAGATAAAACTACTGTCGAAGTAATTAACAATAGTGGAGAGATTTTATTTACGCATCTAATCGAAACCACATTAAATAAGATCAATTTGAATCATCTTTCTCCGGGGCTTTACTTTATTAACCTAAGAAATAAACATGGTACAAATACCCAAAAACTGATAATAAAGTAG
- a CDS encoding LamG-like jellyroll fold domain-containing protein, with translation MFLNWNDNARTTGAWDLFIKNKLCLLKKLSFSLIFLAITSASSFATVYYVSNSGNDSNSGTSPTEAWQTLKKVNSFSPGPGDQILFKRGDSWVGTIEVKASGTNGSPILYGAYGSGNRPVIYGSETISGWTKHSGNIFKATFSSNVEQLFVDGERLVLARYPNSGYTNDSYSSAWNGATSIGRKSAYIMGSSVVSSSSSIIGANGTLLTNKLAFLDSAGEWYYDSGNNTVYLWSPGGDSPDNYIVRGSTLKYGVNLNGNDYITIENINIRDSYDKGIYGSGSNDITVNSCDINYIEQYGIYITSAKNSEITNNIISNINRNGIWVYSANSLVEGNSISNIGLFESFHKLANGQQVGTAIMSRANDCTINYNTIEKSGYCGINFWGKNTMVKYNYINNAMYVQSDGGAIYTYNGPNYSDPASAGSEVHYNIIQNSNGSNAGYTTKWGDAHGIYMDDKIHDVSVKYNTVTGCLNGGGIFLHIAGEIDVQYNTVVDCAVGLLTGAESADSYYYNNIVYAFDTPGNTVWWTDSHQRMTKVDGGAISVYNNNKFIHRHTTTNPFNNSFSFSEWKAFTSQDANSTFDDSALAEGETEVLFLNKQKQAKSINLGSSVYRDIDGNKVSGTITLQPFTSKILIKTTSVNNTNQSPEIQGQVFEINSDIPADGVVGQVTATDPDQDQLEYTITGGNTENLFYINTSSGEILAKTDIMANEDKSVELVVTVTDNAASPLSASAIVTINIVAPVNNDETNVTPGDLTAPVISDFSVPETASSPEIPVLTLEASDNTAITGYLITESENTPAADDQNWSASVPESYTFTSSGSFELFAWAKDEAGNVSNSVSALITVVFQDDSSPFSEYLFEEASGATVIDSKGSNDGSIINEENRCEGAVAGGLQFTGKGHINLGHCFCEVQDQLTLSAWVKPDATYTDYQGIIMHGGPNDDTYAMYINAAYKRIAFKTTGTTSAAWFFVDDIDIWNGGWHNITLTYDGTQKIIYVDNVNVASKNESGNIASGLGYNLLVGAGRDTETPSLLYKGAIDEVRIYNYALSADEVGKIFNMVQKSPETVYSTESIEICQGSEYLGWTQAGTYERTLTASNGADSIVTTELTVNPTYEITEEITISEGESYLEWTEEGEYKRVLNSSTGCDSTVTTILTVLKTIYTSENIEICQGSEYLGWTETGTYQRTLTASNGADSIITTELTVNPTYEITEEITISEGESYLEWTEEGEYKRVLSSSTGCDSTVTTILTVQKVYSPFSEYLFEENSGTSVFDSQGKNDGTIINSEVRSEGVIGGGLELNGTNYVSLGQCFAENVENQLTLSAWVKPDATSTGYQGIIMHGGPNDDTYAMYINAAYKRIAFKTTGTTSAAWFFVDDIDIWNGEWHNITLTYDGTQKIIYVDNVNVASKNESGNIASGLGYNLLVGAGRDTETPSLLYKGAIDEVRIYNYALSADEVGKIFNMVQQGPETVYSTESIEICQGSEYLGWTQAGTYELTLTASNGADSIVTTELTVNPTYEITEEITISEGESYLEWTEEGEYKRVLSSSTGCDSTVTTILTVQKVYSPFSEYLFEENSGTSVFDSQGKNDGTIINSEVRSEGVIGGGLELNGTNYVSLGQCFAENVENQLTLSAWVKPDATSTGYQGVIMHGGPNDDTYAIYINSTYKRIAFKTTGTTSAAWFFVDDIDIWDEEWHNITVTYDGTKKVIYVDNIVAATKNDSGNIASGIGYNLLIGAGRDTETPSLLYKGAIDEVRIYNYALSADEVGKIFNMVQQGPETVYTTESIEICQGSEYLGWTETGTYQRTLTAFNGADSIVTTELIVNPTYEITEEITIQKGESYMGWTEEGEYVRILTSSTGCDSTVITILTVQKGNGNNKNDNTSKASNLTTDASAFDFNDFESQREFIVYPNPASSSVTIDYPSIPDMGTTVEILSGNGQVVYNANVETMITRIDINNLTPGMYFIRSVSNNQASIKKLIVE, from the coding sequence ATGTTTTTAAATTGGAATGACAATGCCCGTACTACGGGTGCTTGGGACTTATTTATTAAAAATAAATTATGTCTGCTTAAAAAATTAAGTTTTTCACTCATTTTTCTGGCAATAACCTCTGCCAGTAGCTTTGCAACCGTTTACTATGTCAGTAATTCCGGAAACGACAGTAATTCCGGAACCAGTCCCACCGAGGCCTGGCAAACACTGAAAAAAGTAAACAGCTTTTCTCCCGGTCCGGGAGATCAAATCCTCTTTAAAAGGGGGGACAGCTGGGTTGGAACTATTGAAGTTAAAGCTTCCGGAACCAACGGAAGTCCAATCCTTTACGGTGCCTATGGCTCCGGCAACAGACCGGTAATATATGGTTCTGAAACAATTAGCGGTTGGACAAAACATTCCGGGAATATTTTTAAAGCCACGTTTAGTTCCAACGTCGAACAGTTGTTTGTCGATGGAGAAAGACTGGTACTGGCCAGGTACCCTAACAGTGGCTATACCAATGATTCTTATTCCTCCGCATGGAATGGTGCTACTTCAATCGGAAGAAAATCTGCTTACATAATGGGATCATCTGTTGTCAGCTCTTCCAGTAGCATTATTGGTGCAAACGGAACACTGTTAACAAACAAACTGGCTTTCCTCGATTCCGCCGGTGAGTGGTATTACGACAGCGGGAATAATACTGTATATCTGTGGTCGCCGGGAGGAGATTCCCCTGACAACTATATTGTCCGAGGTTCTACTTTGAAATACGGTGTTAACCTGAACGGGAATGATTATATCACGATTGAAAATATAAACATAAGAGATTCTTATGACAAAGGAATTTATGGAAGTGGCTCAAATGATATTACTGTAAACTCATGCGACATCAATTATATCGAACAGTATGGGATTTATATTACAAGTGCAAAAAACTCTGAAATCACAAATAACATCATCTCCAATATAAACAGGAACGGGATATGGGTATACTCAGCTAATTCTCTTGTTGAAGGCAATTCCATTTCAAATATAGGGTTGTTTGAAAGTTTTCATAAACTGGCAAATGGCCAACAGGTAGGTACAGCAATAATGTCAAGAGCCAATGATTGTACCATTAATTATAATACCATTGAAAAATCCGGGTATTGCGGGATTAACTTCTGGGGGAAAAATACCATGGTAAAATATAACTACATCAATAATGCCATGTATGTTCAGTCAGACGGTGGTGCTATTTATACCTACAATGGGCCCAACTATTCAGACCCTGCTTCGGCCGGTTCGGAAGTTCATTATAATATTATTCAAAACAGTAATGGCTCCAATGCAGGGTATACAACAAAGTGGGGCGATGCACATGGTATTTATATGGACGATAAAATACACGATGTATCTGTAAAATACAATACCGTTACAGGATGTTTAAACGGTGGCGGAATATTCCTTCATATTGCAGGGGAGATTGATGTACAATACAATACCGTTGTTGACTGTGCTGTTGGCCTTTTAACTGGCGCAGAATCAGCAGACAGCTATTATTACAATAATATAGTTTATGCTTTCGACACTCCTGGGAATACAGTTTGGTGGACAGATTCGCACCAAAGAATGACAAAAGTAGATGGCGGTGCAATTTCAGTTTATAACAATAACAAATTTATCCATCGCCACACAACAACCAATCCGTTTAATAATTCTTTCAGCTTCTCTGAATGGAAAGCATTTACAAGTCAGGATGCCAATTCAACTTTTGATGATTCAGCTTTGGCTGAAGGTGAAACAGAAGTATTGTTTCTTAACAAACAGAAACAAGCAAAATCCATAAACCTGGGTTCTTCTGTTTACAGAGATATTGACGGAAACAAAGTCTCCGGGACCATCACCCTGCAGCCCTTTACCTCAAAAATCCTTATTAAAACAACTTCCGTAAATAATACAAACCAGAGTCCTGAAATACAGGGACAGGTATTTGAAATCAATTCAGATATCCCGGCAGACGGAGTAGTTGGACAGGTGACGGCAACAGACCCCGACCAGGACCAGCTTGAATATACCATAACCGGCGGAAATACGGAAAATCTGTTTTATATCAATACTTCTTCAGGGGAAATTCTTGCCAAAACAGACATCATGGCAAACGAAGATAAATCTGTGGAGCTTGTTGTGACTGTTACTGACAATGCGGCAAGTCCGTTGTCGGCTTCAGCAATTGTAACAATTAACATTGTTGCACCAGTAAATAACGACGAAACAAATGTAACCCCTGGTGATTTAACGGCACCCGTTATTTCGGATTTCTCTGTACCGGAAACAGCTTCTTCTCCGGAAATACCTGTTTTAACTTTGGAAGCTTCTGACAATACTGCCATTACAGGGTATTTGATTACTGAATCTGAAAACACCCCTGCAGCTGATGACCAAAACTGGTCGGCCTCGGTTCCTGAATCATATACTTTTACTTCAAGCGGCTCCTTTGAACTGTTCGCATGGGCAAAAGATGAAGCCGGAAATGTATCAAATTCAGTTTCTGCATTAATCACTGTTGTTTTTCAAGATGATTCTTCTCCATTTTCTGAATACCTATTTGAAGAAGCTTCGGGAGCAACAGTTATCGACTCAAAAGGATCAAACGACGGCTCAATAATCAATGAAGAAAACAGATGCGAAGGTGCCGTTGCAGGCGGTCTGCAATTCACAGGTAAAGGCCACATTAATCTGGGACACTGCTTTTGTGAGGTACAAGATCAGCTGACACTTAGCGCATGGGTAAAACCGGATGCAACATATACAGACTACCAGGGTATTATTATGCACGGAGGACCAAACGATGATACATATGCAATGTATATTAACGCTGCATACAAACGTATCGCTTTTAAAACAACCGGTACAACTTCTGCTGCATGGTTCTTTGTTGATGATATTGACATTTGGAATGGCGGATGGCACAACATCACACTCACATACGATGGAACACAAAAAATTATCTATGTTGATAATGTTAATGTTGCTTCAAAAAACGAAAGTGGAAATATTGCCTCTGGCCTTGGATACAACCTGCTGGTTGGAGCTGGAAGGGATACCGAGACTCCTTCCCTGCTTTACAAAGGTGCAATCGACGAGGTAAGAATATATAACTACGCACTTTCTGCTGACGAAGTGGGTAAAATATTTAACATGGTTCAAAAAAGCCCTGAAACGGTTTACTCTACTGAAAGTATTGAAATTTGCCAGGGTAGCGAATATCTTGGATGGACCCAGGCAGGTACCTACGAACGTACACTTACTGCTTCCAACGGAGCCGACAGTATTGTTACTACCGAATTAACAGTAAATCCAACATACGAAATCACTGAAGAAATTACTATCTCTGAAGGTGAAAGCTATCTTGAGTGGACCGAAGAAGGTGAATACAAAAGAGTATTGAACTCTTCAACAGGTTGTGACAGTACTGTTACTACCATTTTGACCGTTCTGAAAACAATTTACACTTCAGAAAATATTGAAATTTGTCAGGGCAGTGAATACCTCGGTTGGACAGAAACTGGTACATATCAACGTACTCTTACCGCTTCCAACGGAGCCGACAGTATTATTACTACCGAATTAACAGTAAATCCAACATACGAAATCACTGAAGAAATTACTATCTCTGAAGGTGAAAGCTATCTTGAGTGGACCGAAGAAGGTGAATACAAAAGAGTATTGAGCTCTTCAACAGGTTGCGACAGTACTGTTACTACTATACTCACTGTTCAAAAAGTTTACTCTCCTTTCTCAGAGTATTTGTTTGAAGAAAACTCAGGAACCTCTGTTTTTGACTCACAGGGAAAAAATGATGGTACAATCATAAACAGTGAAGTCAGGAGTGAAGGGGTGATTGGCGGTGGACTGGAATTAAATGGAACAAACTACGTAAGTTTGGGTCAGTGTTTTGCTGAAAACGTTGAAAATCAGTTGACATTAAGCGCATGGGTAAAACCGGATGCCACCTCAACCGGCTATCAGGGAATTATTATGCACGGTGGACCAAACGATGATACATATGCAATGTATATTAACGCTGCATACAAACGTATCGCTTTTAAAACAACCGGTACAACTTCTGCTGCATGGTTCTTTGTTGATGATATTGACATTTGGAATGGCGAATGGCACAACATCACACTCACATACGATGGAACACAAAAAATTATCTATGTTGATAATGTTAATGTTGCTTCAAAAAACGAAAGTGGAAATATTGCCTCTGGCCTTGGATACAACCTGCTGGTTGGAGCTGGAAGGGATACTGAGACTCCTTCCCTGCTTTACAAAGGTGCAATCGACGAGGTAAGAATATATAACTACGCACTTTCTGCTGATGAAGTAGGCAAAATCTTCAACATGGTTCAACAAGGCCCTGAAACAGTTTACTCTACTGAAAGTATTGAAATTTGCCAGGGCAGTGAATACCTTGGATGGACCCAGGCAGGTACCTACGAACTTACACTTACCGCTTCCAACGGAGCCGACAGTATTGTTACTACCGAATTAACAGTAAATCCAACATACGAAATCACTGAAGAAATTACTATCTCTGAAGGTGAAAGCTATCTTGAGTGGACCGAAGAAGGTGAATACAAAAGAGTATTGAGCTCTTCAACAGGTTGCGACAGTACTGTTACTACTATACTCACTGTTCAAAAAGTTTACTCTCCTTTCTCAGAGTATTTGTTTGAAGAAAACTCAGGAACCTCTGTTTTTGACTCACAGGGAAAAAATGATGGTACAATCATAAACAGTGAAGTCAGGAGTGAAGGGGTGATTGGCGGTGGACTGGAATTAAATGGAACAAACTACGTAAGTTTGGGTCAGTGTTTTGCTGAAAACGTTGAAAATCAGTTGACATTAAGCGCATGGGTAAAACCGGATGCCACCTCAACCGGCTATCAGGGGGTTATTATGCACGGCGGACCAAACGATGATACTTACGCTATATATATCAACTCCACATACAAACGTATCGCGTTCAAAACAACCGGTACAACTTCTGCTGCATGGTTCTTCGTTGATGATATTGACATTTGGGATGAAGAGTGGCACAACATTACAGTTACGTACGACGGAACAAAGAAGGTTATCTACGTCGACAATATTGTTGCAGCAACTAAAAATGACAGTGGAAATATAGCCTCAGGTATCGGATATAACCTGTTGATTGGTGCAGGAAGAGATACTGAAACTCCTTCTCTTCTTTACAAAGGTGCAATCGACGAGGTAAGAATTTATAATTACGCACTTTCTGCTGATGAAGTAGGCAAAATCTTCAACATGGTTCAACAAGGCCCTGAAACAGTTTACACTACTGAAAGTATCGAAATTTGCCAGGGAAGTGAATACCTCGGTTGGACAGAAACAGGTACATATCAACGTACTCTTACTGCTTTCAACGGAGCTGATAGTATTGTTACTACCGAATTAATTGTAAATCCAACATACGAAATCACTGAAGAAATTACTATCCAAAAAGGTGAAAGTTATATGGGATGGACCGAAGAAGGTGAATATGTAAGGATTCTGACCTCTTCCACAGGTTGCGACAGCACTGTTATAACAATACTTACTGTTCAAAAAGGAAACGGTAACAATAAAAATGATAATACGTCAAAAGCAAGCAACCTTACTACTGATGCAAGTGCTTTTGATTTTAACGATTTTGAATCGCAAAGGGAATTTATCGTTTACCCAAATCCTGCAAGTTCTTCTGTTACTATTGATTATCCAAGTATTCCGGATATGGGAACTACAGTTGAGATTCTGAGTGGCAACGGACAAGTTGTATACAACGCCAATGTGGAAACAATGATTACAAGAATTGATATAAACAACCTGACACCGGGGATGTATTTTATCCGTTCGGTTAGCAACAATCAGGCGAGTATAAAAAAACTAATCGTAGAGTAG
- a CDS encoding BT0820 family HAD-type phosphatase yields the protein MVIAVDFDGTIVKHKYPAIGKEIPYAIKALKLFQERGHRLILWTYRAGRDLEKAVEFCEKRGLFFYAVNNNFEGEEFDGTYSRKIYADLYIDDRNILGLPDWKELYETMNNEDSEKAKEGKSKF from the coding sequence ATGGTTATTGCAGTTGATTTTGATGGGACTATTGTAAAACACAAATATCCGGCTATTGGGAAAGAAATTCCATATGCGATAAAAGCTTTAAAGTTGTTTCAGGAAAGAGGGCACAGGTTAATACTTTGGACCTACAGAGCCGGCAGGGATTTGGAAAAAGCGGTAGAATTTTGTGAAAAACGAGGTTTATTTTTTTATGCGGTGAACAATAACTTTGAAGGAGAAGAATTTGACGGTACATATAGCCGGAAAATATATGCAGATCTTTATATTGACGACCGCAATATTTTAGGATTGCCTGATTGGAAAGAGTTGTACGAAACAATGAACAATGAAGATTCAGAAAAAGCAAAAGAAGGGAAATCCAAATTTTAG